The Elusimicrobiota bacterium genome includes a region encoding these proteins:
- a CDS encoding EutN/CcmL family microcompartment protein — MKLARVIGRVFCSRQEHALDGKTMLLIQPLRWEDESPLGDPIVAADAVGAGSSEKVFWVASRDAAVAFKDAPPVDAAVVGIVDGHQVKDFRRKR; from the coding sequence ATGAAGCTCGCGCGCGTCATCGGCCGCGTGTTCTGCTCCCGCCAGGAGCACGCCCTGGACGGCAAGACCATGCTCCTTATCCAGCCCCTACGCTGGGAGGACGAGTCGCCGCTGGGGGACCCGATCGTGGCGGCCGACGCCGTCGGCGCGGGCTCTTCGGAAAAAGTATTCTGGGTGGCCTCCCGCGACGCGGCGGTGGCCTTCAAGGACGCCCCTCCGGTGGACGCCGCCGTGGTCGGCATCGTCGACGGCCACCAGGTGAAGGATTTCAGGAGGAAGCGCTGA
- a CDS encoding EutN/CcmL family microcompartment protein, whose amino-acid sequence MFVAEVVGNVWGTRKHCSLCDKRLLLVRPIDPLTEERTGDAIMAVEYGTGAGPGSIVLVMDEGGSARSVLHDDKAPIRTVIVGIVDSVVSGGKVKKYD is encoded by the coding sequence ATGTTCGTCGCCGAGGTCGTCGGGAACGTGTGGGGGACGCGCAAGCACTGCTCGCTGTGCGACAAGCGCCTCCTCCTCGTGCGCCCGATCGATCCTCTGACCGAGGAGCGCACCGGCGACGCGATCATGGCCGTGGAATACGGGACGGGCGCGGGGCCGGGCTCCATCGTGCTCGTGATGGACGAGGGCGGCTCGGCGCGGTCGGTGCTGCACGATGACAAGGCGCCGATCCGGACCGTGATCGTCGGGATCGTGGATTCCGTGGTGTCGGGTGGGAAGGTAAAAAAATATGACTGA
- the deoC gene encoding deoxyribose-phosphate aldolase, whose protein sequence is MTEAQLRNVVEEVVKALAAKGFLKGNRCECENGPKALKGEVKTSIGSAGKVFGNAASWGAAPASPAKGQFSALPPKPAHDDEDEDAHVDAKIIQAVGADRVSVCKPTKKGSDTARFVDHTLLKPNATQEEIGKLCDEAKTYCFASVCVNPSYVALSAQLLRGSGVKVCTVVGFPLGSTTPTVKAIEARDAIANGADEIDMVINIGALKSGNDVVVYDDIKAVRDATRGKVLKVILETSLLSNEEKVRACAASKKAGADFVKTSTGFGGGGATVEDVKLMRETVGPLMGVKASGGIRDAKIAADMIAAGATRLGTSASIAIVTDAKSEGKGY, encoded by the coding sequence ATGACTGAGGCACAACTCCGAAACGTCGTGGAAGAAGTCGTGAAGGCGCTCGCCGCCAAGGGCTTCCTCAAGGGGAACCGCTGCGAGTGCGAGAACGGACCCAAGGCCCTGAAGGGCGAGGTGAAGACCTCGATCGGCAGCGCCGGCAAGGTGTTCGGCAACGCCGCCTCCTGGGGAGCCGCGCCCGCGTCTCCCGCCAAGGGCCAGTTCTCCGCGCTGCCGCCCAAGCCCGCCCACGACGACGAGGACGAGGACGCCCACGTCGACGCCAAGATCATCCAGGCCGTCGGCGCCGACCGGGTGTCCGTGTGCAAGCCCACGAAGAAGGGCTCGGACACCGCCCGGTTCGTCGACCACACCTTGCTCAAGCCCAACGCGACCCAGGAGGAGATCGGCAAGCTGTGCGACGAGGCCAAGACCTACTGCTTCGCCTCCGTCTGCGTGAACCCCTCCTACGTCGCCCTGTCCGCGCAGCTGCTGCGCGGCTCCGGCGTGAAGGTCTGCACCGTCGTCGGCTTCCCGCTCGGCTCCACGACGCCCACGGTCAAGGCGATCGAGGCGCGCGACGCCATCGCCAACGGCGCCGACGAGATCGACATGGTCATCAACATCGGCGCGCTCAAGAGCGGCAACGACGTCGTCGTCTACGACGACATCAAGGCCGTGCGCGACGCCACGCGCGGCAAGGTGCTCAAGGTGATCCTCGAGACCTCGCTGCTGTCCAACGAGGAGAAGGTTCGAGCCTGCGCCGCGTCGAAGAAGGCCGGGGCGGATTTCGTGAAGACCTCCACCGGCTTCGGCGGCGGCGGAGCCACCGTCGAGGATGTTAAGCTTATGAGGGAGACCGTCGGGCCCCTGATGGGCGTGAAGGCCTCCGGCGGCATCCGCGACGCGAAGATCGCGGCCGACATGATCGCCGCCGGCGCGACCCGCCTCGGCACCTCGGCCAGCATCGCGATCGTCACCGACGCCAAGTCGGAAGGAAAAGGATATTAG
- a CDS encoding BMC domain-containing protein, producing MREALGLVETKGFTGMIEASDAMAKAAKVRLVGYEKVGNGLCTTLCRGEVGAVRAAVDAAAAAAQKVGELVAVHVIPRPHDDLEKYLDRIAIKLER from the coding sequence ATTCGCGAAGCGCTGGGCTTGGTGGAGACGAAGGGTTTCACGGGCATGATCGAGGCGTCGGACGCCATGGCGAAGGCCGCCAAGGTCCGTCTGGTGGGTTATGAAAAAGTAGGCAACGGCCTGTGCACGACGCTGTGCCGGGGCGAGGTCGGCGCCGTGCGCGCCGCCGTCGACGCGGCCGCGGCGGCCGCGCAGAAGGTCGGAGAGCTCGTCGCGGTGCACGTGATCCCGCGGCCGCACGACGACTTGGAGAAGTACCTGGACCGCATCGCCATCAAGCTGGAGCGCTAG